The Nitrospiraceae bacterium genome window below encodes:
- a CDS encoding class I SAM-dependent methyltransferase produces the protein MGKPLSVATHLQSQHRTVTVASACRCGAGGSLVEMGPASEGRRRCRTCDVIVAAALPEEADLARCYGEDYWANYAEEQQGAARDNVWRHIVDVMEAAVPVPGTVVDVGCGGGGFLARCRERGWKGIGFDLSAGAVKHAQERQLDVRLAGWPPCDLRDGSVQVVACINVLDHLPDPFAAMAEAYRILAPGGLLYLRVPNGPLHAMLSRWSRMAGLPDLSIQHLYGFGALSLRFHLARLGFDAGTIRTSPPTQSDAYCRSRTYGARLRGLCKRADLALYRCAQWLGVDRVPYGLSLEALARKPLPAAGEGRL, from the coding sequence ATGGGAAAGCCGTTGTCGGTAGCCACTCATCTCCAGTCGCAGCATCGAACGGTAACCGTCGCTTCGGCTTGCCGCTGTGGCGCAGGGGGCAGCTTGGTTGAGATGGGACCGGCGTCCGAGGGACGCCGGCGATGCCGGACCTGTGATGTGATCGTGGCCGCTGCGCTGCCGGAGGAGGCGGACCTGGCTCGTTGCTACGGCGAAGACTATTGGGCGAACTACGCGGAGGAACAGCAAGGAGCGGCACGGGACAACGTGTGGCGTCACATTGTGGATGTGATGGAGGCAGCCGTGCCGGTTCCTGGCACGGTGGTCGATGTCGGCTGCGGCGGCGGCGGGTTTTTGGCACGGTGCCGTGAGCGAGGCTGGAAGGGGATCGGCTTCGACCTTTCTGCCGGCGCCGTCAAGCATGCTCAGGAGCGGCAACTCGATGTCCGGCTGGCAGGGTGGCCGCCTTGTGACCTGCGGGACGGCAGCGTACAGGTCGTCGCGTGCATCAATGTGCTGGATCATCTTCCCGATCCATTCGCGGCCATGGCGGAAGCCTATCGGATCCTGGCGCCGGGCGGCCTCCTGTATTTGCGAGTGCCCAACGGACCGCTTCATGCCATGTTGTCTCGCTGGTCGCGAATGGCTGGGTTGCCGGACCTAAGTATCCAACATCTCTATGGCTTCGGCGCGCTGTCGCTCCGCTTCCATCTTGCGCGTCTGGGGTTTGACGCCGGGACGATCCGGACCTCGCCGCCGACCCAGTCTGATGCCTATTGCCGGTCCCGTACCTACGGCGCCAGGCTGCGGGGGCTCTGCAAGCGAGCGGACCTCGCGCTCTACCGTTGTGCGCAGTGGCTTGGAGTGGATCGCGTCCCCTATGGGCTTTCTCTCGAAGCGTTGGCCAGGAAGCCGTTGCCTGCGGCAGGGGAGGGTCGGTTGTGA
- a CDS encoding glycosyltransferase family 4 protein — protein MTMHLGIDGRELRAGVRTGIGRYLREVLRAAVSRGWACTLYGDLDGRPEEVPVAVRYVHISQGWTQWWDQVMLPRQLARDRVSIFLSPYYKGPLIGDCPVVLTIHDLFFIGYPGEAKPLHDVVMAKLGQLYARQASAIIADSAYSKRAIIDLLKVSPSKVTVVPVALAPEFTPQPLSQSQRDRYQLHGAYVLYVGNFKPHKNLSRLLEAYASMDKSLRARYRLVLAGGDRANRPEIERLAKHLGLAERLVLTGLIQDADLPSIYSGASLFVLPSLCEGFGLPVLEAMACGAAVAASDRTAIPEVLEGAGLLFNPEDPQSIKSALEQGLSSEAIRTRLRELGLARARAFTAAETSERVLDVLEQTLCRRQQDAA, from the coding sequence ATGACGATGCACCTTGGAATCGACGGGCGAGAATTGCGCGCCGGCGTCAGGACCGGAATCGGCCGGTATCTGCGGGAAGTTCTGCGGGCCGCGGTCTCCCGCGGGTGGGCCTGTACGCTGTATGGCGATCTCGATGGTCGTCCCGAGGAGGTTCCCGTGGCCGTACGGTATGTGCACATCTCCCAAGGTTGGACGCAGTGGTGGGACCAGGTCATGCTCCCGCGACAGCTGGCTCGCGATCGGGTTTCCATCTTTCTGTCTCCCTACTACAAGGGCCCGTTGATCGGCGATTGCCCGGTCGTGTTGACAATTCATGACCTGTTCTTCATCGGGTATCCGGGAGAAGCCAAGCCGTTGCATGATGTCGTCATGGCGAAGTTGGGGCAGCTCTATGCGCGGCAGGCCTCGGCCATCATCGCGGACTCCGCTTATTCTAAACGGGCCATCATCGACCTTCTCAAGGTCTCGCCCTCGAAGGTGACGGTGGTGCCCGTGGCCCTCGCTCCCGAGTTCACTCCGCAGCCGCTCAGTCAGTCGCAGCGCGATCGTTACCAACTCCACGGCGCGTATGTGCTCTACGTAGGAAACTTCAAACCGCACAAGAATCTGTCTCGCCTGTTGGAGGCCTATGCCTCGATGGACAAATCCTTGCGGGCACGCTATCGATTGGTGTTGGCGGGCGGCGATCGCGCAAATCGGCCGGAGATCGAACGTCTGGCGAAACATCTGGGCCTTGCCGAGCGGCTCGTGCTGACCGGTCTCATCCAGGATGCAGACCTGCCTTCCATCTACAGTGGGGCCAGTCTCTTCGTGTTGCCGTCGCTCTGCGAGGGGTTTGGTCTTCCTGTGTTGGAGGCAATGGCCTGCGGGGCTGCGGTTGCAGCGTCTGATCGGACGGCTATCCCGGAAGTTCTCGAAGGCGCCGGGCTGCTCTTTAACCCCGAAGATCCGCAGTCGATCAAGTCGGCACTCGAGCAGGGGTTGTCGAGTGAAGCGATCCGAACCAGGCTTCGTGAGCTAGGGTTAGCGCGCGCCAGGGCGTTTACTGCCGCAGAAACCAGCGAACGGGTGTTGGATGTGCTCGAGCAGACCCTCTGTCGAAGACAACAGGATGCCGCCTAG
- a CDS encoding glycosyltransferase, whose translation MTRPPRTDRRDDYDLSVIVPCYNEAPILEQSLRDLRWIMGQTSYRWELIAIDDASRDETPRLLDGLLADRPDTRVIRHRSNIGRGGTVMEGLHLARGRYAGFLDIDLEVHARYLPSMILAMDKEGYDVATAKRVYRVPFRVDDMVRNVLSLGYRQLVRRYLHLPFEDTETGFKFFRREAIVPLLSHVESQGWFWDTEIMAAVYQAKLRVIEIPCLFVRQTIRPSTVRPWRDALGYWRAMRSFKRRMTAEGRL comes from the coding sequence GTGACGAGGCCCCCACGGACAGACCGGCGTGACGACTATGACCTGTCCGTCATCGTGCCTTGTTACAACGAGGCACCGATCCTGGAACAGAGTCTCCGTGATCTCCGGTGGATCATGGGACAGACGTCGTATCGCTGGGAATTGATCGCAATCGACGATGCCAGCCGTGATGAGACGCCTCGGCTACTCGATGGTCTCCTTGCCGATCGTCCGGACACGAGGGTGATCCGGCACCGGAGCAACATCGGGCGGGGAGGGACTGTGATGGAAGGGTTGCACCTGGCCAGGGGCCGGTATGCCGGGTTTCTCGACATCGATCTTGAAGTCCATGCCAGGTACCTTCCCTCGATGATTCTGGCTATGGACAAGGAGGGCTATGATGTGGCGACCGCCAAGCGCGTCTACCGTGTCCCCTTTCGAGTGGACGATATGGTCCGCAACGTCCTGAGCCTCGGTTATCGACAGCTGGTGCGACGCTACCTGCACTTGCCCTTCGAAGACACGGAAACCGGTTTCAAGTTTTTCCGCAGAGAGGCAATTGTCCCGCTCCTGAGCCATGTGGAGTCGCAGGGATGGTTCTGGGATACGGAGATCATGGCGGCGGTATACCAGGCCAAGCTGCGGGTGATCGAAATTCCCTGTCTGTTCGTGCGTCAAACCATCCGCCCATCGACGGTACGGCCCTGGCGCGATGCCTTGGGCTATTGGCGCGCAATGCGTTCATTCAAGCGGCGAATGACAGCAGAAGGTCGTCTCTGA
- the asnB gene encoding asparagine synthase (glutamine-hydrolyzing), giving the protein MCGICGHSGQGDPQVLDRMLQALVHRGPDEDGRFRDRGVSLGIRRLRVIDPEGGRQPVTNETGRIVAVMNGEIYNYRELREDLQQKGHRFASRSDTEVLVHLYEEEGEEGVRRLQGMFAFALWDRERDRLLVVRDRLGIKPLYYAAIHDAAGDTQLAFASELPALLEAIPAPAVRPQALVDYFRYLYVPGPETIYEGVYELKPGEQLRLEQGRFHVERYWSPQSAHPRQRLKDKAGAVEALHGLLRDTVRAHMVSDVPLGLFLSGGLDSATLLAFMRQVAGDRIKTFSIGYDHPADQSYNELDRARSLARHFESDHVEARLSPDVAALLPSVVRGMAEPFADSCAIPTYLISQLARNSVTVALSGIGGDELFGGYPRYLGIRSSAWYAAVPRPIRSWIGHRVAPCIPEGTGGRDPWGRVRRFLVDGAHSQAKQYVRWMTFLPREWERRAFDEDWYAASDIGDTQAERELRFERWVSSDPADRASGFDLQTYLPDDLLRMGDRMSMRHSLELRVPYCDHQLLRFAQAIPSDMKYSGWRLKGFFREAVRALLPPEISEGPKYGFRIPLARWLREDIRPMVRDLLNEATIRERGYLNPAYVRWVLDEHDSGRRNFADQIYALLVMELWERERRSASVGTR; this is encoded by the coding sequence ATGTGCGGCATATGCGGACATAGCGGTCAGGGCGATCCCCAGGTTCTCGATCGGATGTTGCAGGCTCTGGTGCATCGGGGACCGGACGAGGACGGCCGTTTTCGCGATCGCGGGGTCTCGCTCGGCATCCGCCGTTTGCGCGTCATCGATCCGGAGGGCGGCAGGCAGCCGGTCACGAATGAAACCGGGCGTATCGTTGCCGTCATGAACGGGGAGATTTACAACTATCGCGAACTCCGCGAGGACTTGCAGCAGAAGGGGCATCGCTTTGCCTCCCGCTCCGACACCGAGGTGCTTGTCCATCTCTATGAGGAAGAGGGGGAAGAGGGGGTTCGTCGGCTGCAGGGCATGTTTGCCTTTGCTCTGTGGGATCGGGAGCGCGACCGTCTCCTGGTCGTGCGGGACCGGCTCGGGATCAAGCCGCTCTACTATGCGGCGATTCACGATGCCGCCGGGGACACGCAGCTCGCCTTCGCCTCCGAACTTCCTGCGCTGCTCGAAGCGATCCCAGCGCCGGCCGTTCGCCCGCAGGCCTTGGTTGATTATTTTCGGTATCTCTATGTGCCGGGACCGGAGACGATCTATGAAGGGGTGTATGAGCTCAAACCCGGCGAGCAGCTGCGATTGGAACAGGGACGCTTTCACGTCGAACGCTATTGGAGCCCGCAATCCGCCCATCCGCGGCAACGGCTCAAAGACAAAGCCGGGGCGGTGGAGGCGCTTCACGGCTTGCTTCGGGATACCGTGCGTGCCCACATGGTCAGCGACGTGCCGCTCGGCTTGTTCCTCTCGGGAGGGTTGGATTCTGCGACCCTTCTGGCCTTCATGCGACAGGTTGCGGGGGATAGGATCAAGACTTTTTCGATTGGGTACGACCATCCGGCGGACCAATCGTACAACGAACTGGATCGCGCGCGATCATTGGCTCGGCATTTCGAATCCGATCATGTCGAAGCTCGGTTGAGTCCGGATGTCGCTGCGCTGCTGCCGTCGGTCGTGCGGGGGATGGCGGAACCCTTTGCCGATTCCTGCGCGATTCCGACCTATTTGATTTCCCAGCTGGCGAGAAATTCGGTGACCGTCGCGCTTTCGGGCATCGGTGGGGATGAGCTGTTCGGCGGCTATCCGCGGTATCTCGGCATCCGGTCCTCAGCCTGGTACGCTGCCGTGCCAAGACCGATTCGTTCATGGATCGGTCATCGTGTCGCACCCTGTATTCCGGAAGGAACGGGCGGACGCGACCCTTGGGGAAGGGTTCGGCGTTTTCTGGTGGACGGAGCGCACTCTCAAGCCAAGCAGTATGTCCGGTGGATGACATTCCTGCCGCGCGAGTGGGAGCGACGGGCCTTCGATGAAGATTGGTATGCGGCTTCGGATATCGGAGACACGCAGGCGGAGCGCGAGCTGCGTTTCGAGCGATGGGTATCGTCCGATCCGGCCGATCGAGCTTCCGGTTTTGATCTTCAGACCTATCTGCCTGATGACCTGCTCCGTATGGGCGATCGGATGAGCATGCGGCACTCGCTTGAACTTCGGGTGCCCTATTGCGACCACCAGTTGCTCCGCTTTGCGCAGGCGATTCCCTCCGACATGAAGTACTCCGGATGGAGGCTCAAGGGTTTCTTCCGCGAAGCGGTGCGAGCATTGCTGCCGCCGGAGATCAGTGAAGGGCCGAAGTATGGATTTCGAATCCCGCTGGCCCGTTGGTTGCGAGAGGACATCAGGCCGATGGTCCGGGATCTGCTGAACGAGGCGACGATACGGGAGCGGGGGTATCTCAATCCGGCTTATGTGCGGTGGGTCCTGGATGAGCATGACAGCGGCCGTCGGAATTTTGCCGACCAAATTTATGCCTTGCTGGTCATGGAACTGTGGGAACGGGAACGCCGATCTGCATCGGTCGGCACACGATAG
- a CDS encoding glycosyltransferase family 4 protein, translating to MSSGRVLYVSNHGDIVGGGEISLLSLMAGLDRSRWLPLLVVPEEGRVAEEARKAGLHSEVVPMPSPYRAGNRLITSVNRLRAVIADRGVDLVHANGSRAMVYAGLAARLAGRPAIWHVRVADSDGWLDRVLYRMASHIVVNSDAVQGRFAWASGRNVSRVHNGIDTERFTPMPEPEGLRASMGLTETDRIIVSVGRFVAYKGYGKLLEAAALLHRRDPSIHWLLIGDGELRQELTVRRDELGLAKVVHVTGWVEDVRPLLSLADVFVLPSFGEHFGRVVVEAMAMGKPVVATNAGGVPEIVSDGETGVLVASADADAMAQAVQSFLVLPERARQYGQAGRRRAVERFSLQRHVSRIESLYTELSGVYCAAV from the coding sequence ATGAGCTCCGGTCGGGTCTTGTATGTCTCCAATCACGGGGACATCGTCGGCGGCGGCGAGATCAGCCTCTTGTCGTTGATGGCTGGTCTTGACCGATCAAGGTGGCTGCCGTTGCTTGTGGTGCCCGAAGAGGGGCGCGTGGCGGAAGAGGCACGGAAGGCCGGCCTGCACAGCGAGGTGGTTCCCATGCCGTCACCCTACCGGGCCGGGAATCGACTCATCACAAGTGTGAACCGGTTGCGGGCCGTGATCGCGGATCGGGGCGTGGACCTCGTGCACGCCAATGGGTCTCGCGCCATGGTCTACGCCGGCCTCGCCGCTCGCTTGGCTGGAAGGCCTGCGATCTGGCATGTGCGGGTGGCCGATTCCGACGGGTGGCTGGACCGAGTCCTGTATCGGATGGCGTCCCATATCGTTGTGAATTCCGATGCCGTGCAGGGACGATTTGCATGGGCCAGTGGCCGGAATGTCTCGCGAGTCCACAACGGTATCGATACCGAACGATTCACCCCGATGCCGGAGCCAGAGGGGCTCCGTGCGAGTATGGGACTGACGGAGACCGATCGAATCATCGTGAGCGTCGGGCGTTTCGTGGCGTACAAGGGCTACGGGAAACTGTTAGAAGCGGCTGCCTTGCTCCATCGGCGCGACCCCTCGATTCACTGGCTGTTGATCGGGGACGGAGAATTGCGCCAAGAACTGACGGTTCGCCGCGACGAACTCGGTCTGGCGAAGGTGGTGCATGTCACCGGTTGGGTGGAGGACGTGCGCCCGTTGTTGTCGCTGGCGGATGTGTTTGTCTTGCCCTCGTTCGGCGAACACTTCGGGCGTGTCGTCGTGGAAGCGATGGCGATGGGAAAGCCGGTCGTGGCGACCAATGCCGGAGGTGTGCCCGAAATCGTCTCGGATGGAGAGACTGGTGTGCTGGTAGCTTCTGCCGATGCGGACGCCATGGCCCAAGCCGTGCAGTCGTTCCTCGTGCTTCCGGAGCGGGCCCGACAGTATGGTCAGGCCGGACGGCGCCGAGCGGTAGAGCGGTTCAGCCTGCAGCGGCATGTCTCACGGATCGAATCGCTCTATACGGAGCTGAGCGGGGTCTACTGTGCAGCGGTGTAA
- a CDS encoding class I SAM-dependent methyltransferase — protein MRSPLYWHSAIYHGAMRGLYGRCYATRLAAVSERIEPGSSVVELCCADGRLYSRYLSGRVVQYLGLDLNPTFVKEAHRCDVPAEVRDLRQGEFPKADVVVLQGSLYQFGPDYAGFLRRMVRAANSRVIVAEPVRNLAASANHWIAWLASQLTDPGTHPMSDRLDEAAFRGLLELFPTVECVPIAGGRELLAVIESGRRTS, from the coding sequence ATGCGCAGTCCCCTGTATTGGCACAGTGCGATTTACCATGGGGCCATGAGGGGTCTGTACGGACGTTGCTATGCCACGCGGCTGGCGGCTGTATCGGAACGTATCGAGCCAGGCAGCTCGGTCGTCGAGCTCTGTTGTGCCGATGGACGCCTCTACTCGCGCTATCTGAGTGGCCGCGTCGTCCAGTATTTGGGGCTCGACCTCAATCCGACATTCGTGAAGGAAGCGCATCGCTGTGATGTGCCGGCTGAGGTCCGCGATCTAAGACAAGGGGAGTTTCCGAAGGCCGACGTGGTGGTGTTGCAGGGAAGCTTGTATCAATTCGGTCCGGACTACGCGGGCTTTCTTCGCCGCATGGTCCGCGCAGCGAACTCTCGTGTCATCGTCGCGGAGCCGGTGCGCAACCTCGCAGCCAGCGCCAACCACTGGATAGCTTGGCTCGCAAGCCAATTGACGGATCCCGGGACGCATCCCATGTCGGATCGGTTGGATGAAGCGGCATTTCGCGGGCTTTTGGAACTGTTCCCAACCGTCGAGTGTGTCCCGATTGCCGGAGGACGCGAATTGCTGGCGGTCATCGAATCGGGGAGGAGAACCTCGTGA
- a CDS encoding class I SAM-dependent methyltransferase, whose product MKAEAYERMTASADDHWWYAGRRAILTEIVKQALMERGSQGARVLDLGCGVSSPVKQSWPGVKTFAADRSSLALNARRAQGSSGVLRCDLTALPFAPRQFDLVLLLDVLEHLDDEGAMLAAIRSLLRPNGALIVTVPAYPFLWSGEDYVSEHRRRYRRDDLRRVIEQAGYVVKRATYFNTWLFPIMAGTILWERTMVPKNRFRSNVRPIPFTINTALNRIFASERWWLRRGDFPFGGSLLCLAHAQNT is encoded by the coding sequence GTGAAGGCGGAGGCCTATGAACGGATGACAGCTTCCGCCGATGACCACTGGTGGTATGCCGGTCGACGCGCGATCCTGACTGAGATCGTGAAACAGGCGCTCATGGAACGGGGAAGCCAAGGGGCACGCGTTCTCGATCTTGGCTGCGGAGTGTCCAGTCCCGTAAAGCAGTCATGGCCGGGAGTGAAGACGTTCGCTGCCGACCGTTCGTCGCTGGCGTTGAATGCCCGTCGTGCACAGGGTTCGTCGGGGGTGCTGCGCTGTGACCTGACGGCATTGCCCTTCGCTCCGAGGCAATTCGATCTGGTGCTCCTGTTGGATGTGCTCGAACATCTTGATGACGAAGGCGCCATGTTGGCGGCGATCCGATCCCTGCTGCGACCGAATGGGGCACTCATTGTGACCGTCCCGGCCTACCCGTTCTTGTGGAGCGGCGAGGACTATGTGTCGGAACACCGCCGTCGCTATCGACGGGATGATCTTCGGCGGGTGATCGAGCAGGCCGGGTATGTTGTGAAGCGGGCCACGTATTTCAATACCTGGCTCTTTCCGATCATGGCGGGAACCATTCTCTGGGAGCGAACCATGGTTCCGAAAAACCGATTCCGCTCGAACGTACGACCGATCCCTTTTACAATCAATACGGCCTTAAATCGCATATTTGCGAGCGAGCGTTGGTGGCTTCGCCGAGGCGATTTTCCCTTCGGCGGGTCCCTCCTGTGTCTTGCGCACGCGCAGAACACCTAG
- a CDS encoding DUF2029 domain-containing protein — protein MPERLAAGVSEPKRLDVLLLAGFVLTLCLFNYLHDAAKMLMESDFVDYAHYYIFATAAARHLGLFDADLLGQLGEVGRLVHAAGEPVYPPVFYLLMVPLTRLSYEPSTWLWMAMSQSFLLGSFWLCIGRHHEASIIRVLVAGLIVLTYQPIRETLFLGQTNLLILGLATAAWWALREDRPWLAGIMVALTVSNKIQFGLLVPLLWWMGYRQAAVRSMLALSAMTAVAWMQLGTEHFVHYVQQVSRYSDELAAWSMNMAPRAVLYRLLGDTAEGRLWAEGLWLTGSALLLLWVAVVTRPVEGRGGYRLDWSWGIGLTAVLLISPMSEEHHFTVLLLPLLLLALSAPLQEFTGRDWVLLCGTLILLGGRYSFERFPSLHHGLSSLVMTGKTIGLGLLLWILSERLRAVGRRESTQRDWQQKACAA, from the coding sequence ATGCCCGAACGGTTGGCAGCCGGAGTGTCGGAGCCAAAGCGCTTGGATGTGCTGCTCCTCGCGGGGTTTGTCCTGACCCTCTGTCTGTTCAATTACCTGCACGATGCCGCCAAGATGCTGATGGAATCGGACTTCGTCGACTATGCCCACTACTACATTTTTGCCACGGCAGCCGCCAGGCACCTGGGTCTGTTTGATGCCGACCTGTTGGGTCAATTGGGAGAGGTAGGGCGGCTCGTCCATGCTGCGGGCGAACCGGTGTATCCGCCGGTCTTTTATCTCTTGATGGTGCCGCTGACCCGATTGTCTTATGAGCCTTCGACTTGGCTGTGGATGGCCATGAGTCAGTCTTTCCTTTTGGGGTCGTTCTGGCTCTGTATCGGTCGCCATCACGAAGCATCGATAATTCGTGTGTTGGTCGCCGGGCTGATCGTCCTGACCTATCAGCCGATCAGGGAGACGCTGTTTCTGGGCCAGACCAATCTCTTGATCCTAGGGCTGGCGACCGCGGCTTGGTGGGCCTTGCGGGAGGATCGGCCCTGGCTGGCCGGCATCATGGTGGCGCTCACGGTGAGTAACAAGATTCAATTCGGTCTGCTCGTTCCGCTCTTGTGGTGGATGGGGTATCGGCAGGCGGCGGTCCGTTCAATGCTGGCCTTGAGCGCCATGACGGCAGTGGCCTGGATGCAACTCGGGACGGAGCATTTTGTCCACTATGTCCAGCAGGTGTCCCGCTACTCAGACGAACTCGCGGCCTGGTCGATGAACATGGCTCCCCGAGCTGTGCTGTATCGGCTTCTCGGGGACACGGCGGAGGGGCGACTCTGGGCCGAAGGTCTGTGGCTGACGGGATCGGCTCTGTTGCTTTTGTGGGTAGCCGTCGTGACTCGTCCGGTCGAGGGACGGGGCGGCTATCGGCTGGATTGGAGTTGGGGAATCGGGTTGACCGCCGTGTTGCTGATTTCTCCCATGTCCGAGGAGCACCACTTCACCGTGCTGTTGCTGCCGCTCTTGTTGCTGGCTCTCTCCGCACCGCTCCAGGAATTCACGGGACGAGATTGGGTCCTGCTGTGCGGGACGTTGATCCTCCTGGGCGGCCGGTATTCGTTCGAGCGGTTTCCTTCGCTGCACCACGGCCTGAGCTCACTTGTGATGACCGGAAAGACCATCGGCCTGGGATTGTTGCTATGGATCTTGAGCGAGCGGTTGCGCGCGGTCGGGCGGCGCGAGTCTACCCAGCGTGATTGGCAGCAAAAGGCCTGTGCCGCATGA
- a CDS encoding DegT/DnrJ/EryC1/StrS family aminotransferase, which yields MTTSRHSTLLQRPMRAEPLVFGSPLIEEEDIEEVVATLRSGWLSTGPRVARFEQAFRTYLGAEHAIAVSSCTAALHLALTAIGIEPGDEVITTPLTFCATANAILQAGGRPVFADVERESMTLDPAAVDAAVTRRTKAIIPVHLAGRPCRMDELMAIARRHGLYVIEDAAHCIEGSYRGRRIGTFGDLACFSFYVTKSLMTGEGGMVVTQNAELGQIVRTLAHHGLSHTAWERHIQSARGIPEVVAPGFKSNMTDLQAALGLHQIDRLDAQLARRQAIWATYDQALADLPFRLPAQEEPDRVHARHLYQLLVDDRQAPFDRDGLRDDLLRLNIGTGIHYIALHQHPYYRDTFHLSPDQFPNAQFISERTLSLPLSAKLTDADVEDVVNGVRQVWESRCR from the coding sequence ATGACCACATCTCGTCACAGTACGCTGCTGCAGCGCCCCATGAGGGCCGAACCCCTGGTGTTTGGTAGTCCGCTTATCGAGGAAGAGGACATCGAGGAAGTCGTCGCGACGCTTCGATCCGGGTGGCTCAGCACCGGTCCGCGAGTGGCTCGCTTCGAACAAGCGTTCCGTACCTATCTCGGGGCTGAGCATGCCATTGCCGTCAGCTCTTGCACGGCGGCGCTCCACCTCGCGCTGACCGCCATCGGAATCGAACCGGGCGACGAGGTCATCACCACGCCCTTGACCTTCTGCGCGACTGCCAATGCCATCCTGCAAGCTGGTGGGAGGCCCGTGTTTGCCGACGTGGAGCGGGAGTCCATGACGCTCGACCCTGCGGCGGTCGACGCTGCCGTGACCAGACGGACCAAAGCCATCATCCCGGTGCACCTGGCAGGCCGACCCTGCCGGATGGACGAACTCATGGCGATTGCGCGGCGGCATGGCCTGTATGTGATCGAGGATGCGGCCCATTGCATCGAGGGGAGCTACCGAGGCCGGCGAATCGGCACGTTCGGAGACTTGGCCTGTTTCAGCTTTTACGTGACCAAGAGTCTCATGACCGGCGAAGGCGGGATGGTGGTCACCCAGAACGCCGAGCTGGGCCAGATCGTACGCACCTTGGCTCATCATGGACTGAGCCATACGGCCTGGGAGCGGCACATTCAGTCCGCTCGTGGAATTCCGGAGGTGGTGGCGCCGGGGTTCAAGTCCAACATGACGGATTTGCAGGCCGCCTTGGGATTGCATCAAATCGATCGCCTCGACGCCCAACTGGCCAGGCGGCAGGCCATCTGGGCGACATACGACCAGGCTCTGGCAGACTTGCCGTTCCGGTTGCCGGCTCAAGAAGAGCCCGACAGGGTCCATGCGCGACACCTGTACCAACTGCTGGTCGACGATCGACAGGCGCCGTTCGACCGAGACGGGCTCCGCGATGATCTGCTCCGGCTCAATATCGGAACCGGCATCCACTACATCGCCCTTCACCAGCATCCTTACTATCGAGACACATTTCACTTGAGTCCTGACCAGTTCCCCAATGCGCAATTCATCTCGGAACGGACCCTCTCCCTCCCGCTGTCGGCCAAACTGACCGACGCCGATGTCGAGGACGTGGTGAATGGGGTCCGGCAGGTATGGGAAAGCCGTTGTCGGTAG
- a CDS encoding class I SAM-dependent methyltransferase, with protein MQRCNLCGGTTWKTRERHGATRVVECRCGLVFVTPVPSRGVIEAAYQDDYYEAWQAQGSARRRMWERRADLVDEVAGTAGRLLDVGCGDGTFLRTAQKHGWRVVGTELSRNAVERSKDVQLSQGEVWEAAFPASSFDVVTSWHVIEHAGDPMRMAREMNRLLTPGGWLILATPNVNDYIFRVGYAAGRLRWPTLYEADERELHLYHFSESTLVRLLAEAGFTEIRTGFDEGAATVPSKRAVNRLAHAWYRLTGVNWGIGLLVVARKPTAMPSDQEDNYVSTQRAASEE; from the coding sequence GTGCAGCGGTGTAATCTCTGCGGCGGCACGACCTGGAAGACCCGTGAGCGGCACGGGGCTACTCGCGTCGTGGAATGCCGCTGCGGCCTTGTCTTCGTAACCCCGGTGCCCTCTCGGGGAGTCATCGAAGCGGCCTATCAAGACGACTATTACGAGGCCTGGCAGGCGCAGGGATCGGCGCGACGCAGAATGTGGGAACGGCGGGCGGACTTGGTGGACGAGGTAGCGGGAACAGCCGGGCGTCTGTTGGACGTCGGCTGCGGCGACGGAACGTTTCTCCGAACGGCGCAGAAGCACGGCTGGCGCGTGGTCGGCACCGAATTGTCCCGCAATGCCGTGGAGCGCTCGAAGGACGTGCAGCTCTCGCAGGGGGAAGTGTGGGAGGCGGCGTTTCCCGCCTCAAGCTTCGACGTCGTGACGAGTTGGCATGTCATCGAACATGCGGGCGATCCGATGCGGATGGCACGTGAAATGAATCGACTGCTCACGCCGGGGGGCTGGCTGATCCTGGCGACGCCCAACGTCAACGACTATATCTTCCGCGTGGGCTATGCGGCGGGCCGTCTGCGTTGGCCGACGCTGTACGAGGCAGACGAACGTGAGCTGCATCTGTACCATTTTTCGGAGTCCACGTTGGTGCGGTTGTTGGCAGAGGCCGGCTTCACCGAGATCAGGACCGGCTTCGACGAGGGGGCTGCGACCGTGCCTTCGAAGCGAGCGGTCAACCGTCTGGCTCATGCGTGGTATCGCCTGACCGGAGTCAATTGGGGAATCGGTTTGCTAGTTGTCGCGAGGAAGCCGACGGCGATGCCGTCGGATCAAGAGGATAACTATGTTTCAACACAGCGTGCAGCATCTGAGGAATAG